A portion of the Vespula vulgaris chromosome 14, iyVesVulg1.1, whole genome shotgun sequence genome contains these proteins:
- the LOC127069023 gene encoding putative mediator of RNA polymerase II transcription subunit 26 isoform X2 produces MSFVLQLGTVETSAEKTKNGSASSSMLIGAQELTAPLTIGVTTANTLVAMSDDNSDSNNPQVLQCLEVTNVPEIAVSHSISLSNVKSVSVSYPVTKSSKEIAQRITSSQTNTTQVLTTRVISQKLPSAAYQTQPLTLNASSNVTHLPVNSQSLPSPSSSVAHVYPLQAATCSQNSQQAKTQSSVTDAISKKHQQATTVASLQATSMHTKFQQISPQQILNTATVKTITTATNIPNIQRIQVKTQSISGQPQTVNLQKVKAVANLSNPTVVQRNSVSRIQTIQKSQILTSATQGTQFTVNQIVNNANVQRIQTGVSTASQKAQSVNSTNSQKMSQVYNNQKTGQQLVTNHPNHKAQHQQYQNNQQVQPTLQKVQGQQQKSLPVQRQQNNVQKSNNSVGGIQKAQIIGQVQSQQQSPQLQKQVQQSQPSQHQRSQSAIALHKSQTLTAIASNRVQTIANVCKSNSVPNISKVQHNSNALIVSKQQGVSQSQQTHVQTSQPQLLQTSQQQVAQKHQTVNSAAHAQRNHNITNIHQKVSAIATIPSNQKTQTIVSSKIQQQQQQQQQQQQQQQQQMVMRVGVSKNQAQNLQQGNLKAIPQKITNTIKSANSQNSIQQSLHRNNNSQPVKIIQQQQNVIGPQNAQKQPGCIKTIPPQKPAQRNHAQKVSGVKTSLNTNVATMKNQGLMTSVSPKTSIKTLLPQQTVMPNMLVHKNSPIKVQQQAIQQKQLIMASQYSQQGRTQTGQIKSLLSTTNADVHKDLENKMESDSRVSKEEELQQTPPKSPVRRMPLPYECLQFVLQDHNYGAPPPRTPPPPSPPPHPKQQPINGAGSSTTTSQHSYIYGQVVNNSGNVEDDAASAISSEPGREVEPEGEETETAPEGEGDDEDSVTRCICDFEHDDGYMICCDRCLVWQHVDCMGIDRSNIPDEYLCEICRPRRVDRQRARALQMRKREELLNSDSSSDTSSTSSVDTDIGVNATQKKRTLHQQVPRRKSDPPPQVRRLNNNNNNNNNNVAKRQRRDSNPRQSSAVRKKEAAKRGPGKRKAKRRMSVDEKEEEVQDAWGSNMTPLRQWIERYEEAVTNHYSPELRARISSIKVNGTHSDLRQSNMSVIATGKCRLNVHSNNLRFLVATMYLPSNTPVVELRGKYMLSTQHRPSHPQGRQHAQRPGPFVFFYRLPRDGTEVCVDTRTYGNDARFVRRSCKPNAEIKHCIEKGTLHLYIVTSMAIEKNAEITIRHETHDLLLSPNPNSPVIPVTCACNNARECQFTATNQLNRRGSNGALVENADGRERRRRGRRNTVCEDIDSVSTVSSTNVTPSTQVPTAVPVTAPPRKTIATSSTTVARQLPKEETTITTQQQQQQQQQQQQQQQQQQQQQQQQQQQQQQQQPQTSPALPQPTVQEIKKDKKKMTREERKMEAIMKAFERLEKAEQRKQEVQARNAQRKESGGTHSDNEDSHNSAILQSKTKQQNSERTLRRKRRKGRARTTSQSQSSRRSRLNSADSDVSSGDESNSMQSPPLVNQNRSASGDAPYSAHLHTPAKNESDGPTTGTSGHQGIPTAAGLLLALANSNTPGPSSPPLQQPTPVKSPTCDSGASSSSQSSTPSTPLSSACLLVAAAVGPLAPGFKFPKTKKVLMNEWLKESPDPPQTNIPQVSPLPALSSTSLQNSVNPLCRSSEFSLPNDPSAEFLTQSYAAKSLATLVQAANSVSGICDSPPQRKQAITGNNACPVSTGSAKKRWLRQAISEECDSPNSRPDSPPPSEMVAPPKKRRIARESLSSDNYTPPTTPTMLLPEVTSTNRSLCNNEDDFIEHPQSPTTEHNDEQHDESESVRETSVQNDLETSEKTCNHAKLSIDIPHSEINIKCEKNDEFTEFVKIEETALPKQEMVSIKEESAVSSEDSKTDSKVEFNSSSEFIKNEKKISKREAHDLQVNNTQIKKEDAIKEEIIEKGTVEIIDQNEPDTEMEDFSSPVAAMESDAILKQRVAEMRLEFGGSIAEIVNVSSEHEKSDEDKQIENNKDSEIRSEDNMSIDEFDVEAQMKRITGDDGNDYKEKVDTSSEKDKSMDGIEGLMESSKEDSESEDRDIDDTKYSESSFKLFGISNEENFKEFERKSELTNLSEDEVKAIEKPINNESQKIDQTSSFVISSEESIFESTSSNMDAESVLDPPKIFHSIPPLSERIRKKIDPSSTTKTQLNFEAAIIESTIDMEAEEVCKNGEEKSMLSTALRELLEAKLEEESPEESKTKANNEDATSYKEIISLSPENTGEAKDPITKSNNQETHLDDVSMKQNDIQPKEIKRLKDPRTVVPNNMPAPSTYTSDILPPVKRKLSISEYRKRKQQSVGTPPEPEPSNDVSTTEKDKARGRSDSASSGTSSLSSDEEGSKMSLSLDLPGITALPLFTNAENDEKKGSEEGTIGWSAAPTLVERQRENLTERLKREFGLFLSDDEEERARKHGLTAEAILKARKTSPPHSSIPTTSPTYPLPQLPPQPYIPPPGSAAIHYPQYQANKSCPVQYSNFSAPQTTSQTVYPNIAAQGTVNKQVQFLVPQAASQAPPGSNPYPPQFIPSTTTTVPISKFSSATSTSGTPQVFSTSGQTQKPFFNHPAPRS; encoded by the exons ATGAGTTTTGTTTTACAATTGGGTACGGTTGAAACGTCAGCCGAGAAAACTAAAAACGGCAGCGCTTCGTCGTCGATGCTAATCGGTGCTCAAGAACTGACCGCACCATTAACGATCGGCGTTACCACGGCCAATACCTTAGTCGCGATGAGCGACGACAATAGCGATAGTAACAATCCCCAAGTACTCCAGTGTCTCGAAGTGACGAACGTACCCGAGATAGCAGTAAGCCATTCCATATCGCTCTCCAATGTAAAATCAGTCAGCGTTTCTTATCCGGTTACGAAATCTAGTAAAGAAATAGCGCAGAGGATTACGAGTTCTCAAACGAATACCACGCAAGTTTTGACAACTCGCGTGATATCTCAAAAATTGCCGAGCGCCGCTTATCAAACGCAGCCCTTAACGTTAAATGCTTCCTCAAACGTCACTCATTTACCAGTTAACTCGCAATCTTTACCCTCGCCAAGCAGTAGTGTCGCACATGTCTATCCTTTGCAGGCAGCTACATGTTCCCAGAACAGCCAACAAGCTAAAACTCAAAGCTCCGTAACCGATGCGATTTCGAAGAAACACCAACAAGCGACGACGGTTGCGAGTTTGCAGGCGACGAGCATGCATACAAAATTTCAGCAGATCTCGCCCCAACAAATTCTTAATACTGCCACCGTAAAAACGATTACCACGGCTACGAACATCCCCAATATACAAAGGATACAGGTGAAGACGCAAAGTATCAGTGGGCAGCCCCAAACGGTCAACTTGCAGAAGGTCAAAGCGGTAGCGAACCTCAGTAATCCTACTGTGGTGCAGCGTAATTCGGTATCGAGGATACAAACCATTCAAAAGTCACAAATACTTACCTCTGCGACACAAGGGACGCAATTTACGGTTAACCAAATCGTTAACAATGCGAACGTGCAACGGATTCAGACTGGCGTTTCAACGGCATCCCAAAAAGCCCAATCCGTTAATTCCACGAATTCCCAAAAAATGTCGCAGGTGTATAACAACCAAAAGACAGGGCAGCAATTGGTAACTAACCATCCGAATCACAAAGCACAGCATCAACAATATCAGAATAATCAGCAGGTACAGCCAACATTACAAAAGGTGCAGGGACAGCAACAAAAGTCATTGCCTGTTCAGAGGCAACAGAATAATGTTCAAAAGTCTAACAATTCCGTAGGTGGCATACAGAAGGCACAAATTATTGGCCAGGTGCAAAGTCAACAACAGTCGCCACAGTTGCAGAAACAAGTACAACAATCTCAACCGTCGCAACATCAAAGATCGCAATCCGCTATTGCGTTGCACAAATCACAAACTTTGACGGCTATCGCTTCGAATCGGGTGCAGACCATAGCGAACGTATGTAAGAGTAATAGCGTACCTAATATCTCGAAAGTCCAACACAATTCGAACGCTCTTATCGTGAGTAAACAGCAGGGGGTATCGCAATCGCAACAAACCCATGTACAAACGTCGCAACCGCAATTGTTACAAACGTCTCAGCAACAAGTTGCACAAAAACATCAAACGGTTAATTCAGCAGCGCATGCTCAAAGAAATCATAACATTACAAATATACATCAGAAGGTTTCTGCTATAGCCACGATACCGAGTAATCAAAAAACTCAAACTATAGTAAGTTCAAAGatacagcagcagcagcagcagcagcaacagcagcagcagcaacagcagcaacaaatGGTTATGAGAGTAGGTGTGTCAAAAAATCAAGCGCAGAACTTGCAGCAAGGAAATTTAAAAGCTATTCCACAAAAGATCACAAATACCATAAAGTCTGCTAATTCTCAAAATTCTATTCAACAATCCTTAcacagaaataataattctcaaCCGGTTAAGATCATACAACAGCAACAAAACGTAATTGGCCCGCAGAATGCACAGAAACAACCTGGTTGTATTAAGACTATTCCACCTCAAAAGCCAGCTCAAAGAAATCATGCACAGAAAGTATCGGGAGTGAAAACATCGTTAAACACGAATGTTGCTACGATGAAAAATCAAGGATTGATGACATCGGTATCACCGAAAACGAGCATAAAAACGTTGCTTCCCCAACAGACGGTTATGCCAAATATGTTAGTGCATAAAAATTCTCCTATTAAAGTTCAACAACAAGCTATACAGCAAAAGCAGCTTATCATGGCGTCGCAATATTCGCAGCAAGGTAGAACGCAAACGGGGCAAATAAAAAGTCTTCTCTCTACCACGAATGCAGACGTGCATAAAGATTTAGAGAACAA aatggAGTCCGATTCGCGTGTTTCTAAGGAAGAAGAATTGCAACAAACACCGCCAAAATCCCCGGTGAGAAGGATGCCGTTGCCTTACGAG TGTCTCCAGTTCGTTCTTCAAGACCATAACTACGGTGCACCGCCACCGCGAACACCGCCACCTCCTTCGCCACCTCCTCATCCTAAACAACAGCCCATTAACGGAGCTGGAAGTTCTACCACAACTTCTcaacattcatatatatacggacaag TTGTAAATAATAGCGGTAATGTGGAGGATGATGCAGCCAGTGCGATCAGTAGTGAACCTGGACGTGAAGTAGAGCCCGAAGGTGAAGAAACGGAAACTGCTCCTGAAGGTGAAGGTGATGACGAGGATAGTGTTACTAGATGTATATG tgATTTTGAACACGACGATGGTTACATGATCTGCTGCGATCGTTGTCT AGTTTGGCAGCACGTGGATTGTATGGGTATAGATCGTTCTAACATTCCTGACGAATATCTTTGCGAAATTTGTCGGCCACGACGTGTTGACAGACAAAGGGCACGTGCTTTGCAAATGCGCAAACGCGAAGAGCTACTCAATTCGGATAGTTCTTCCGACACGTCGTCTACGAGTTCGGTAGACACTGATATCGGTGTTAATGCAACGCAAAAGAAGCGAACGTTGCATCAACAAGTTCCAAGACGAAAATCAGATCCTCCACCGCAAGTAAGAAGACtgaataacaacaacaataacaataataacaatgtgGCGAAAAGACAACGGAGAGACTCTAATCCAAGACAGTCGAGTGcggtaagaaagaaagaggctGCCAAACGAGGTCCTGGAAAGCGTAAAGCTAAACGAAGAATGAGCGTggatgaaaaggaagaagaagttcAAGATGCATGGGGTTCTAATATGACTCCGCTTAGACAATGGATTGAAAGATACGAGGAAGCAGTAACCAATCACTATAGTCCTGAATTAAGAGCTAGAATATCGAGCATAAAGGTCAATGGTACTCATAGTGATTTGAGACAAAGTAATATGAGTGTTATCGCCACTGGTAAATGCAGACTCAATGTGCATAGCAATAACTTGaga TTTTTGGTGGCAACTATGTATCTACCGTCAAATACTCCGGTTGTTGAATTACGTGGAAAATATATGCTCAGTACGCAACATAGACCGTCGCATCCTCAGGGTAGACAGCATGCTCAAAGACCAGGGccttttgtattcttttatcgattacCACGAGATGGTACCGAAGTATGCGTAGACACTAGAACATATGGAAACGATGCCAGATTCGTACGGCGTAGCTGTAAACCTAACGCAGAAATAAAACACTgtatagaaaaaggaacattGCATTTGTATATTGTCACGAGTATGGCAATCGAAAAGAATGCTGAGATAACTATTAGGCATGAGACACACGATTTGTTATTGTCGCCTAATCCTAATTCCCCAGTGATACCGGTGACTTGTGCATGTAACAATGCAAGAGAATGCCAGTTTACAGCTACAAATCAATTAAATAGAAGAGGTAGTAACGGAGCTCTTGTAGAAAATGCTGA CGGCCGAGAAAGGAGGCGACGAGGTAGACGAAACACAGTTTGTGAAGATATCGATTCAGTGTCCACAGTTTCCAGTACAAATGTAACACCATCGACGCAAGTGCCAACGGCAGTACCCGTAACAGCACCGCCTAGAAAAACTATAGCGACTAGTAGCACGACCGTAGCACGTCAGCTaccaaaagaagaaactaCGATAACGacgcaacaacaacagcagcagcagcagcagcagcagcagcaacagcagcagcagcagcagcagcagcagcaacaacagcagcagcaacaacagcaacaaccgCAAACATCTCCTGCTTTGCCGCAGCCTACCGTGCAAGAGAtcaaaaaggataaaaagaaaatgacaagagaggaaagaaaaatggaggcTATTATGAAAGCTTTCGAGAGACTCGAGAAAGCGGAGCAAAGAAAGCAGGAAGTTCAAGCTAGAAATGCACAAAGAAAGGAGTCGGGTGGTACGCATAGCGACAACGAGGACAGTCATAATTCCGCGATTTTACAATCCAAGACCAAACAGCAAAATTCCGAAAGAACGTTACGacggaagagaaggaagggtcGTGCCAGAACTACGTCGCAATCGCAAAGCAGTAGGAGGTCAAGGTTAAATTCTGCGGATTCCGATGTATCGTCGGGCGACGAGAGTAATTCTATGCAGTCTCCTCCGCTTGTTAATCAAAATCGTTCAGCGAGCGGAGATGCTCCGTACTCGGCACACTTACATACGCCAGCAAAAAATGAGAGCGATGGCCCTACTACTGGTACGTCAGGACATCAGGGGATACCAACGGCAGCCGGCTTGTTGTTAGCGTTAGCTAATTCGAATACACCTGGCCCAAGCTCTCCGCCTTTACAGCAACCAACACCCGTTAAAAGTCCTACGTGTGATAGCGGTGCCAGCAGCAGTTCTCAAAGTTCAACTCCGTCCACACCGCTATCTTCGGCATGCTTGCTTGTTGCAGCAGCGGTTGGACCCTTGGCTCCTGGTTTTAAATTCCCCAAAACTAAGAAAGTTCTGATGAACGAATGGCTGAAGGAGTCGCCAGACCCGCCTCAAACTAATATACCTCAAGTGTCACCGTTGCCTGCTTTGTCATCCACATCTTTACAAAACTCTGTCAATCCTCTCTGTAGGTCATCAGAGTTTTCGTTGCCCAACGATCCGTCTGCAGAGTTTTTAACTCAAAGTTACGCGGCCAAAAGTCTAGCCACGCTCGTCCAAGCTGCTAATTCCGTTTCCGGTATATGCGATTCTCCGCCACAACGAAAACAAGCGATCACGGGAAACAATGCTTGTCCTGTTTCAACTGGATCGGCGAAAAAGAGATGGTTAAGGCAAGCGATATCCGAGGAATGTGATTCGCCGAACAGTCGGCCCGACAGTCCTCCGCCTAGCGAAATGGTGGCACCacctaaaaaaagaagaatagctAGGGAAAGTTTATCTTCTGACAATTATACGCCACCCACGACACCAACGATGCTGCTTCCCGAAGTTACTTCGACTAACAGATCTTTGTGTAATAACGAA GATGACTTTATCGAACACCCTCAATCGCCAACGACGGAACATAATGACGAGCAACACGATGAGTCCGAATCTGTACGAGAAACGAGTGTACAAAACGATTTAGAAACTTCAGAAAAAACATGTAATCACGCCAAACTTTCAATCGATATTCCTCATTCggaaataaacataaaatgtGAGAAAAACGACGAATTTACAGAGTTtgttaaaatagaagaaacggCGTTGCCAAAACAGGAAATGGTTTCGATAAAGGAAGAATCTGCCGTAAGTAGCGAGGACTCTAAAACGGATTCTAAGGTTGAATTTAATTCATCTTcggaatttattaaaaatgaaaaaaagattagcaAACGCGAGGCGCACGATCTCCAAGTGAACAatacacaaataaaaaaagaagatgccATCAAAGAGGAAATCATTGAAAAGGGAACCGTGGAAATAATCGATCAAAACGAACCGGACACCGAAATGGAAGATTTTAGTTCCCCCGTTGCTGCTATGGAATCCGATGCTATTCTAAAGCAGCGCGTGGCTGAGATGAGATTAGAATTTGGTGGAAGTATAGCAGAGATCGTTAATGTTTCCAGTGAACACGAAAAATCTGACGAGGATAaacagatagaaaataataaagattcgGAAATAAGATCCGAGGATAACATGTCGATCGACGAATTCGACGTAGAAGCACAAATGAAGAGAATAACAGGAGACGATGGCAAtgattacaaagaaaaagttgaCACCAGCtcggagaaagataaaagtatgGATGGCATAGAAGGACTTATGGAAAGCTCGAAGGAAGATTCCGAATCAGAAGATAGAGACATAGACGATACTAAATATAGCGaatcttcttttaaattgtTCGGTATATCTAACGAGGAGAATTTTAaagaattcgaaagaaagtcCGAATTAACAAACCTTAGCGAGGATGAAGTTAAAGCCATTGAGAAACCTATTAATAATGAATCTCAAAAAATAGATCAAACGtcttcttttgttatttcatCGGAAGAATCTATTTTTGAGTCGACTTCCTCCAATATGGATGCAGAATCTGTTCTCGATCCTCCAAAAATTTTTCACTCGATACCACCGTTGAGTgaacgaattagaaaaaaaattgatccaTCTAGTACTACTAAAACGCAATTAAATTTTGAAGCAGCTATTATTGAATCTACTATCGATATGGAAGCAGAAGAAGTTTGTAAAAATGGAGAAGAGAAATCGATGTTATCGACGGCTTTACGAGAATTGTTGGAAGCAAAACTCGAGGAAGAATCACCCGAGGAGTCCAAAACAAAAGCCAATAATGAAGACGCCACGTCctacaaagaaataatatcgcTCTCGCCTGAAAATACAGGGGAGGCTAAAGACCCAATCACTAAATCCAATAACCAAGAAACTCATTTGGATGACGTTTCTATGAAACAAAATGACATTCAGcctaaagaaattaaaagattaaaagatcCTAGAACAGTTGTACCAAATAATATGCCAGCACCTTCTACCTATACGTCGGACATTCTTCCACCAGTCAAGCGCAAG CTATCGATATCAGAATATCGTAAACGCAAGCAACAATCGGTTGGTACACCTCCAGAACCAGAGCCATCTAATGATGTATCTACGACAGAAAAGGATAAAGCAAGAGGTAGATCAGATAGTGCAAGCAGTGGGACTTCCTCTCTAAGTTCTGACGAAGAAGGTTCTAAAATGTCACTTTCCCTTGATTTACCAGGGATTACTGCATTACCACTTTTCACTAATGCtgaaaatgatgaaaagaaAG gtAGTGAAGAAGGTACCATTGGTTGGTCCGCGGCACCAACATTAGTTGAAcgtcaaagagaaaatttaactGAAAGATTGAAGCGCGAATTTGGCTTATTTCTCAGTgacgacgaagaggaaagagcTCGCAAACATG